Proteins co-encoded in one Aspergillus fumigatus Af293 chromosome 6, whole genome shotgun sequence genomic window:
- a CDS encoding DUF3140 domain-containing protein — protein MVKDKSTVIEEFNDLVNMTPAELRAWLAEEQSQSSGWTGASASGETVGHESGRRIVDILEHNPSKDPSGYSDEDLEHMRRVVSYCKRHLAQEEHAKRDTGSRSYRSLKNWGHDALKE, from the exons ATGGTAAAGGATAAATCCACCGTCATCGA AGAATTCAACGACCTGGTCAACATGACCCCCGCCGAACTCCGCGCCTGGCTCGCGGAAGAACAATCCCAGTCCTCAGGCTGGACGGGCGCGTCCGCGTCCGGCGAGACGGTCGGCCACGAGAG CGGGCGCAGAATCGTGGATATCCTCGAGCACAACCCCTCCAAGGACCCGTCTGGGTACTCGGACGAGGATCTAGAGCATATGCGGAGGGTGGTCTCGTACTGTAAGCGGCACCTGGCGCAGGAGGAGCACGCGAAGCGGGATACCGGGAGTAGGAGTTACAGGTCGTTGAAGAATTGGGGCCATGATGCGCTGAAGGAGTGA
- a CDS encoding putative MFS transporter, producing the protein MEMNHDEATIHQIEQQLNTKIYPGTEIMADVGSVHFVKSSDRVLVPQPSQSPHDPLNWNRFWKMSAICMSTAVSFSQGLGPLALAPMFPQLMKSFDADLASVVKFTGVCILVLGFSNFFWVPIQAAFGRRPVLIFSTLICLFSNIWRALATSYGSYMGACILNGFGAGPAESAQPEIIADIMFLHERGAYNTLYFTAYFGSLMVGPVIAGPMAEHVGWRSFFWLNTGVLGIVLVALIFLFPETKWHRAHPSEVHDGQEPVETPSSASEPEKPAEVIMQRENIASESGADQDPWLGKGYPSKQQFMLWQPSDNYLKTLWTCFWIPWKLLTFPIVELAAFTVSWSASCMLTLNLTQSQAFAAPPYNFNSQTIGFFNFAIMVGAIIGLATNGPLSDWVSMRATKKNRGIREPEMRLPAMIPYVIIMMIGNFVVAFGYENKWDWKIIVIIGYTCAGIQVSALPAITSTYAVDSYKPVAGLVFVAITVNKNLWGYGFAEFITPWVIKSGFVRPIMMNMSLTTFWCLCAIPVYFYGKRFRKWTAKSSVHSM; encoded by the exons ATGGAGATGAATCATGATGAGGCT ACGATCCATCAGAtcgagcagcagctcaatACCAAGATCTATCCCGGAACGGAGATCATGGCTGACGTGGGCTCCGTCCACTTTGTCAAATCCTCCGACCGAGTGCTGGTGCCACAGCCCTCCCAAAGCCCTCATGATCCTTTG AATTGGAACaggttctggaagatgagcgCCATCTGCATGTCCACGGCAGTGTCGTTCAGCCAGGGTCTGGGACCATTGGCGCTCGCGCCGATGTTTCCGCAACTGATGAAGTCGTTCGACGCCGATCTGGCGTCCGTGGTCAAATTCACCGGCGTTTGCATTCTCGTTCTTGGTTTCAGTAATTTCTTCTG GGTCCCCATCCAGGCAGCTTTCGGTCGACGGCCGGTCCTCATCTTTTCCACCCTTATCTGTCTGTTCAGTAATATATGGCGAGCGCTCGCGACGTCGTATGGAAGTTACATGGGAGCATGCATCCTGAACGGTTTCGGGGCTGGGCCTGCCGAG TCCGCCCAACCTGAGATCATTGCCGACATCATGTTCCTTCACGAGCGAGGAGCATACAACACCTTATACTTCACCGCCTATTTCGGTTCTCTCATG GTCGGCCCAGTCATTGCCGGTCCCATGGCAGAACACGTCGGCTGGCGCAGTTTTTTCTGGCTCAACACCGGCGTTCTCGGCATCGTCCTTGTagccctcatcttcctgtTCCCCGAAACCAAATGGCACCGCGCCCACCCCTCCGAGGTGCACGATGGTCAGGAACCGGTCGAGACGCCCTCGTCGGCCTCTGAGCCAGAGAAGCCGGCAGAGGTCATCATGCAGCGGGAAAATATTGCATCAGAGAGCGGAGCAGACCAAGACCCCTGGCTGGGGAAGGGTTATCCCTCCAAGCAGCAGTTCATGCTCTGGCAGCCGTCGGACAACTATCTGAAGACCTTGTGGACCTGTTTCTGGATTCCGTGGAAACTGCTCACGTTCCCCATAGTTGAACTTGCTGCGTTCACCGTCTCGTGGTCCGCCAGCTGCATGTTGACCTTGAACCTCACCCAGAGTCAGGCCTTTGCCGCTCCTCCGTACAACTTCAACAGCCAGACCATCGGGTTCTTCAACTTTGCCATTATGGTTGGGGCGATCATAGGCTTGGCGACCAACGGGCCTTTGTCTGACTGGGTTTCGATGAGGGccacaaagaagaacagaGGTATCCGGGAGCCGGAGATGAGATTGCCAGCTATGATACCCTATGTGATCATCATGATGATCGGCAACTTCGTCGTGGCATTCGGCTACGAAAACAAATGGGATTGGAAG ATTATTGTGATAATCGGCTACACTTGCGCTGGCATTCAGGTCAGCGCTCTTCCAGCCATTACCAGCACCTACGCTGTCGACAGCTATAAGCCCGTTGCCGGCTTAGTCTTTGTGGCGATCACAGTCAACAAGAACCTGTGGGGTTATGGATTCGCTGAATTCATCACCCCGTGGGTGATCAAAAGTGGTTTCGTTAGGCCCATCATGATGAACATGTCTCTGACCACCTTCTGGTGTCTTTGCGCCATTCCGGTCTATTTTTACGGAAAGCGTTTCCGCAAGTGGACTGCCAAGTCGTCAGTTCACAGTATGTAG